From a single Vitis vinifera cultivar Pinot Noir 40024 chromosome 18, ASM3070453v1 genomic region:
- the LOC104878711 gene encoding F-box protein FBW2 isoform X1 yields the protein MGGKIISFSDYSPFSLQSATFNRSQTEISPLLLLLRFLIDQLRMEERKWEELNMDILVNVFGRVGMESLLLDVPFVCKPWYKASREPQCWGHLIFPEYIKPDDIWEEDSPDRGFAERLVTTYQENLSVTAFMKFIVNRSCGCATVIKLPKHCTKEALEYIANECPILKVLDVGLYNSSIKHIIPKFVSKWKSLERMRIGKFHVKSVLRLLPQIGLHCNNFIWLSAPYSYIRKDEALGIVASLPKLKYLDLHGADFEKEAVVMILQGCKQLVHLDIRDCRGFRGDDAEILELASHIPSFMCEGSSIGLGELSAFVYNREVAREVEHELFCDKICHDDCVYAFHFDFDDLLI from the exons ATGGGAGGAAAAATCATTTCCTTTTCGGACTACTCTCCCTTTAGTCTTCAGTCTGCAACCTTTAATCGCTCTCAAACAGAGATATCCCCATTACTGTTGCTGCTTCGGTTTCTCATAGATCAACTTCGG ATGGAGGAACGAAAATGGGAGGAGTTAAACATGGATATTTTGGTGAATGTATTTGGAAGAGTGGGAATGGAGTCGTTGTTGTTGGATGTTCCCTTTGTATGCAAGCCTTGGTATAAAGCGAGCCGCGAACCTCAGTGCTGGGGGCATCTTATTTTTCCTGAATACATCAAACCTGACGATATATGGGAAGAAGACAGCCCCGACAGGGGCTTTGCAGAGAGGTTAGTGACTACATATCAAGAAAACTTGTCTGTCACTGCATTCATGAAGTTCATAGTTAACCGTAGCTGTGGATGTGCCACAGTCATCAAACTCCCCAAACACTGCACCAAGGAGGCACTGGAGTATATTGCAAACGA GTGTCCCATATTAAAGGTTTTGGATGTGGGTTTGTATAATTCTTCTATCAAACATATTATTCCAAAATTTGTAAGCAAGTGGAAAAGCTTGGAAAGGATGAGAATAGGGAAATTTCACGTGAAGTCTGTCCTACGACTCCTACCACAGATCGGTCTTCACTGCAACAACTTCATTTGGCTATCAGCTCCATATTCCTACATTAGGAAAGATGAAGCATTGGGCATAGTTGCTTCACTGCCAAAACTTAAGTACTTGGATCTACATGGAGCAGACTTTGAGAAGGAAGCTGTAGTGATGATATTGCAGGGCTGCAAACAGCTTGTGCATTTAGACATCAGGGACTGCCGGGGTTTTCGTGGTGATGATGCCGAGATATTGGAGCTTGCTTCACATATTCCTTCATTCATGTGTGAAGGGTCGAGCATAGGACTTGGGGAACTATCCGCTTTTGTGTATAACCGCGAGGTTGCTCGCGAGGTTGAACACGAGCTATTCTGCGATAAAATTTGTCACGACGACTGTGTTTATGCTTTTCATTTCGATTTTgatgatttattaatttga
- the LOC104878711 gene encoding uncharacterized protein LOC104878711 isoform X3, with protein MYLEEWEWSRCCWMFPLYASLGIKRAANLSAGGILFFLNTSNLTIYGKKTAPTGALQRVIKLPKHCTKEALEYIANECPILKVLDVGLYNSSIKHIIPKFVSKWKSLERMRIGKFHVKSVLRLLPQIGLHCNNFIWLSAPYSYIRKDEALGIVASLPKLKYLDLHGADFEKEAVVMILQGCKQLVHLDIRDCRGFRGDDAEILELASHIPSFMCEGSSIGLGELSAFVYNREVAREVEHELFCDKICHDDCVYAFHFDFDDLLI; from the exons ATGTATTTGGAAGAGTGGGAATGGAGTCGTTGTTGTTGGATGTTCCCTTTGTATGCAAGCCTTGGTATAAAGCGAGCCGCGAACCTCAGTGCTGGGGGCATCTTATTTTTCCTGAATACATCAAACCTGACGATATATGGGAAGAAGACAGCCCCGACAGGGGCTTTGCAGAGAG TCATCAAACTCCCCAAACACTGCACCAAGGAGGCACTGGAGTATATTGCAAACGA GTGTCCCATATTAAAGGTTTTGGATGTGGGTTTGTATAATTCTTCTATCAAACATATTATTCCAAAATTTGTAAGCAAGTGGAAAAGCTTGGAAAGGATGAGAATAGGGAAATTTCACGTGAAGTCTGTCCTACGACTCCTACCACAGATCGGTCTTCACTGCAACAACTTCATTTGGCTATCAGCTCCATATTCCTACATTAGGAAAGATGAAGCATTGGGCATAGTTGCTTCACTGCCAAAACTTAAGTACTTGGATCTACATGGAGCAGACTTTGAGAAGGAAGCTGTAGTGATGATATTGCAGGGCTGCAAACAGCTTGTGCATTTAGACATCAGGGACTGCCGGGGTTTTCGTGGTGATGATGCCGAGATATTGGAGCTTGCTTCACATATTCCTTCATTCATGTGTGAAGGGTCGAGCATAGGACTTGGGGAACTATCCGCTTTTGTGTATAACCGCGAGGTTGCTCGCGAGGTTGAACACGAGCTATTCTGCGATAAAATTTGTCACGACGACTGTGTTTATGCTTTTCATTTCGATTTTgatgatttattaatttga
- the LOC104878711 gene encoding F-box protein FBW2 isoform X2: MEERKWEELNMDILVNVFGRVGMESLLLDVPFVCKPWYKASREPQCWGHLIFPEYIKPDDIWEEDSPDRGFAERLVTTYQENLSVTAFMKFIVNRSCGCATVIKLPKHCTKEALEYIANECPILKVLDVGLYNSSIKHIIPKFVSKWKSLERMRIGKFHVKSVLRLLPQIGLHCNNFIWLSAPYSYIRKDEALGIVASLPKLKYLDLHGADFEKEAVVMILQGCKQLVHLDIRDCRGFRGDDAEILELASHIPSFMCEGSSIGLGELSAFVYNREVAREVEHELFCDKICHDDCVYAFHFDFDDLLI; this comes from the exons ATGGAGGAACGAAAATGGGAGGAGTTAAACATGGATATTTTGGTGAATGTATTTGGAAGAGTGGGAATGGAGTCGTTGTTGTTGGATGTTCCCTTTGTATGCAAGCCTTGGTATAAAGCGAGCCGCGAACCTCAGTGCTGGGGGCATCTTATTTTTCCTGAATACATCAAACCTGACGATATATGGGAAGAAGACAGCCCCGACAGGGGCTTTGCAGAGAGGTTAGTGACTACATATCAAGAAAACTTGTCTGTCACTGCATTCATGAAGTTCATAGTTAACCGTAGCTGTGGATGTGCCACAGTCATCAAACTCCCCAAACACTGCACCAAGGAGGCACTGGAGTATATTGCAAACGA GTGTCCCATATTAAAGGTTTTGGATGTGGGTTTGTATAATTCTTCTATCAAACATATTATTCCAAAATTTGTAAGCAAGTGGAAAAGCTTGGAAAGGATGAGAATAGGGAAATTTCACGTGAAGTCTGTCCTACGACTCCTACCACAGATCGGTCTTCACTGCAACAACTTCATTTGGCTATCAGCTCCATATTCCTACATTAGGAAAGATGAAGCATTGGGCATAGTTGCTTCACTGCCAAAACTTAAGTACTTGGATCTACATGGAGCAGACTTTGAGAAGGAAGCTGTAGTGATGATATTGCAGGGCTGCAAACAGCTTGTGCATTTAGACATCAGGGACTGCCGGGGTTTTCGTGGTGATGATGCCGAGATATTGGAGCTTGCTTCACATATTCCTTCATTCATGTGTGAAGGGTCGAGCATAGGACTTGGGGAACTATCCGCTTTTGTGTATAACCGCGAGGTTGCTCGCGAGGTTGAACACGAGCTATTCTGCGATAAAATTTGTCACGACGACTGTGTTTATGCTTTTCATTTCGATTTTgatgatttattaatttga